The sequence below is a genomic window from Massilia oculi.
AAAGGCGACCTTGCGAGGGCATATGTCGCAGCCATTGCTTAGCCGGGTATCGGCGCGCGAGGTGGTCATCGTCAGCGCCCCCGTGCTCGACGACGGCGGCAACCTGACCGGCGTGCTGACTGCCAGCATGGACTTGCAGGACTCCGGATTCTTGCGCCAGGTCAGCGCGCTGCGGCCGGGCGCCACGGGCTATCTGTTCCTGATGACCGCCGACGGCACCATGATCGACCACCCAGACCGGGGGCGCGTGCTGCAGCCCGCAACCAAGGCCGCGTACGTCAAGGTCAGCACCGACCCGGCGCTCAACGGCTTCGAGGGCTGGCTCGAAGCCACGGACCGCGACGGACGGCAGTATATCTACACCTACAGGCGCCTGCGCACGACCGGATGGATATTGGGTGCGCGCTATCCCACCACGGAAGCATTCGAGCCGCTGGCCCAGATGCGCCGCAATGCCTTCTTCGGAGCGCTTGCGTTCGCGCTCGCATCCGGCGTGGTCGCTTGGGCGCTGGTGTTTCGGTTGCTCTCACCGCTTCAGGCATTACGCGACCGCATCCGCGCGATCCGCCACGATGGCGCCGACATCGCGGTGCTGCACGACACCCGGCGCGACGAGATCGGGGAACTGGGCAATGCCTTCTACCAGCTGATGGCCGAGCGCGAGAACGTCGAAGGCCTGCGCGCGGCCAGCGAGAAGCGCCTGCGCCTGATTACCGACAACCTGCCCGTGCTGATCGCCTACGTCGATCGCGAGCATCGCTTCAGGTTCGGGAACGCGACATTCGAACGCTGGTTCGGGGTCACGCCCGAGCGGTTGGTCGGCATGTCGATAGCCCGGCTGATGGGCGAGGATGCCGCGCGCCAGGGCGCCCAGGGCCTGGACGAAGCGTTCGCCGGCCATGCCACCACCTGCCAGATGCGGCTGCCGATCGGGGGCGCGCCGCGGGTGCTGGAAGGCGTCTACATCCCCGACCTGCAGCCCGATGGCAGCGTGGCCGGGGTGTACGTGCTCAAGCACGACATGACGCACGTGAAAGAGGTCGAGGAACAGCTGAGCCGGCTCGCGCGCATCGATACCCTGACCGGCCTGGCCAACCGGCGCAGCTTCAACGAGACCCTGCAGCAGGCGCTGGCGCGCGCCTCGCGCCACGGCCGGGCGCTGGCGCTGGCCTACCTGGACGTCGACCATTTCAAGCGCATCAACGACAGCCACGGCCACGGCGTGGGCGACGAGGTGCTCAAGGAATTCGGCGAGCGCCTGCGGGCCTGCGTGCGCGCCAGCGACCTGCCGGCGCGGCTGTCGGGCGACGAGTTCGTGGTGATCCTCGAAGAGATCGGCGGTGGCGCAGAGGCCGAACAGACCGTGGCCCACATCGCTGCCAAGATCGTGGCCGCGATGCGCGCGCCGTTCGCCACCGGCGCCGGCACCGTGGCGGTGTCGGCCAGCATCGGCGTCGCCTTGTGGCGGCCGGGGCAAGGGGCAGACGCGCTGCTGGCGGCGGCGGATGGGGCCTTGTACGTCGCCAAGGCGAATGGCCGGGATGGGTATGCGGTGGGAGTGACTGCCTAGCCGCCGGCCCTACAATCCGACTGGATACGTCTCGGGCGGCTCACCCGAATGCCAGCCGCTGGTCGCATCGAGCGGCTC
It includes:
- a CDS encoding diguanylate cyclase domain-containing protein encodes the protein MVKRGLRLMPATLKLRMACVAALLVFVATLLVTLATLAVAERGMKSVIGDQQYAMLVGAASFMDDRIAARVTQVETLAADLPPKAAADPLGTRRFLEAEARLWEREYLNLLLLDARGQQVVSVRSFGNDKPLDAAGRDYFERPKATLRGHMSQPLLSRVSAREVVIVSAPVLDDGGNLTGVLTASMDLQDSGFLRQVSALRPGATGYLFLMTADGTMIDHPDRGRVLQPATKAAYVKVSTDPALNGFEGWLEATDRDGRQYIYTYRRLRTTGWILGARYPTTEAFEPLAQMRRNAFFGALAFALASGVVAWALVFRLLSPLQALRDRIRAIRHDGADIAVLHDTRRDEIGELGNAFYQLMAERENVEGLRAASEKRLRLITDNLPVLIAYVDREHRFRFGNATFERWFGVTPERLVGMSIARLMGEDAARQGAQGLDEAFAGHATTCQMRLPIGGAPRVLEGVYIPDLQPDGSVAGVYVLKHDMTHVKEVEEQLSRLARIDTLTGLANRRSFNETLQQALARASRHGRALALAYLDVDHFKRINDSHGHGVGDEVLKEFGERLRACVRASDLPARLSGDEFVVILEEIGGGAEAEQTVAHIAAKIVAAMRAPFATGAGTVAVSASIGVALWRPGQGADALLAAADGALYVAKANGRDGYAVGVTA